A genome region from Streptomyces xanthophaeus includes the following:
- a CDS encoding DUF1876 domain-containing protein, giving the protein MSHTSEWKTHLYLFEDEHTTKVRVELDTGTTRLTGHGTARCNPTDKDVPEIGDELAAARALENLAEQLKRAAYGDMAAAGAAPQRAPLTAYDLG; this is encoded by the coding sequence ATGTCGCACACGAGCGAATGGAAGACCCACCTCTACCTCTTCGAGGACGAGCACACGACCAAGGTCCGAGTCGAACTCGACACCGGCACCACGCGTCTCACGGGCCACGGCACCGCACGCTGCAACCCGACGGACAAGGATGTGCCCGAGATCGGCGACGAACTCGCGGCCGCCCGGGCACTGGAGAACCTGGCGGAACAGCTCAAGCGCGCCGCCTACGGCGACATGGCAGCAGCGGGGGCCGCACCGCAGCGCGCTCCCCTCACGGCCTACGACCTTGGATGA